In one window of Halomarina pelagica DNA:
- a CDS encoding S9 family peptidase → MDRISARDYRDLVTVADPQLSPDGERVAFVRTVPTGDREYESTIHVVSTDGDPRRFTAREGTDAEPRWSPGGDRLAFVSERGEDDAPQVWVMPADGGEAERITNAVGGVADVAWSPDGERIAFTQRATADERERGLDLDANAEEGYERAPPDPRVIDRTVYRAGTAYFDGLREHVYTVSLDDGAVTRHTEGDADFVAPAFDPDDPDTLYYAVNRQPDPDDSIRYDVDALDLATGDAETVTRTTGWVTDLAVSGGRIAYPRTPEERASMRGTDVEVFDRATGEAVTVTSALDRTVEPTSIRWDGEGERLYFLTPDEGRVVLRRAAPEEGADPEVVVGEGELVGASARAGRVAFVRSDWDHPGDVFSLDAGEAARRLTTVNADYLAAHRVGEPEEVRFESEDGVEVQGWVLVPPDFDPSRRYPLIVEIHGGPHATWTTSGTMWHEFQTLAARGYVVFWCNPRGSTGYGEAFATAIERNWGEVTARDVLAGADAVCERAYVDESNQFVTGGSFGGFLTAWLVGHTDRFRAAVAQRGVYDLASFYGSTDAFKLVEWEFDTVPWEDAAFLRAQSPAAHVGDVTTPTLLLHADDDYRVPVNDAELLYRALRKNGFDTRLVRYPREGHELSRSGEPAHVVDRLERIARWFDGYSDYRDVPPALERGDDGLSTAGVERGDEGEDGTDGE, encoded by the coding sequence ATGGACCGAATCTCGGCACGCGACTACCGCGACCTCGTGACGGTGGCGGACCCGCAACTCTCGCCCGACGGCGAGCGCGTCGCGTTCGTCCGCACGGTACCGACGGGCGACCGCGAGTACGAGTCGACGATCCACGTCGTCTCCACGGATGGCGACCCGCGCCGGTTCACCGCGCGCGAGGGGACGGACGCCGAACCGCGCTGGTCGCCGGGCGGCGACCGACTCGCGTTCGTCAGCGAGCGGGGGGAGGACGACGCGCCGCAGGTGTGGGTGATGCCCGCCGACGGCGGCGAGGCGGAGCGGATCACGAACGCGGTCGGCGGCGTCGCCGACGTCGCGTGGTCGCCCGACGGCGAGCGCATCGCGTTCACGCAGCGGGCCACCGCCGACGAGCGCGAGCGCGGCCTCGACCTGGACGCGAACGCCGAGGAGGGGTACGAGCGCGCGCCGCCCGACCCGCGGGTCATCGATCGCACCGTCTACCGCGCCGGCACCGCGTACTTCGACGGCCTGCGCGAGCACGTCTACACCGTCTCGCTCGACGACGGGGCCGTGACCCGCCACACCGAGGGCGACGCCGACTTCGTCGCGCCCGCGTTCGACCCCGACGATCCCGACACCCTCTACTACGCGGTCAACCGTCAGCCCGACCCGGACGACAGCATCCGGTACGACGTGGACGCGCTCGACCTCGCGACGGGCGACGCCGAGACCGTGACGCGGACGACCGGCTGGGTCACCGACCTCGCCGTCTCCGGGGGACGGATCGCCTACCCCCGCACCCCCGAGGAGCGGGCGTCCATGCGCGGGACCGACGTCGAGGTGTTCGACCGGGCGACCGGCGAGGCGGTGACGGTGACGAGCGCGCTCGACCGCACCGTCGAACCGACGAGCATCCGGTGGGACGGGGAGGGGGAGCGCCTCTACTTCCTGACGCCGGACGAGGGGCGCGTCGTCCTCCGTCGGGCCGCCCCCGAGGAGGGGGCCGACCCCGAGGTCGTCGTCGGGGAGGGCGAACTCGTCGGCGCGTCGGCGCGCGCCGGGCGCGTCGCGTTCGTCCGGAGCGACTGGGACCACCCCGGCGACGTGTTCTCTCTCGACGCCGGCGAGGCGGCCCGCCGGCTCACGACCGTCAACGCCGACTACCTCGCCGCGCATCGCGTGGGCGAGCCGGAGGAGGTCCGCTTCGAGTCCGAGGACGGCGTCGAGGTGCAGGGGTGGGTGCTCGTCCCGCCGGACTTCGACCCGTCGAGGCGCTACCCCCTGATCGTCGAGATCCACGGCGGTCCCCACGCGACGTGGACGACGAGCGGGACGATGTGGCACGAGTTCCAGACGCTCGCGGCGCGGGGGTACGTCGTCTTCTGGTGCAACCCGCGCGGCTCGACGGGCTACGGCGAGGCGTTCGCGACGGCGATCGAACGGAACTGGGGCGAGGTGACCGCCCGGGACGTGCTCGCGGGCGCAGACGCCGTCTGCGAGCGCGCGTACGTGGACGAGTCGAACCAGTTCGTCACCGGCGGGAGCTTCGGCGGCTTCCTGACCGCCTGGCTCGTGGGCCACACCGACCGGTTCCGGGCGGCGGTCGCCCAGCGCGGCGTCTACGACCTCGCCTCCTTCTACGGCTCGACGGACGCGTTCAAGCTCGTCGAGTGGGAGTTCGACACGGTCCCGTGGGAGGACGCCGCCTTCCTCCGGGCGCAGTCGCCCGCCGCGCACGTCGGGGACGTCACCACGCCCACGCTCCTGCTCCACGCCGACGACGACTACCGCGTCCCCGTCAACGACGCCGAACTCCTCTATCGCGCCCTCCGAAAGAACGGCTTCGACACCCGCCTCGTTCGCTACCCCCGCGAGGGCCACGAACTCTCCCGGTCGGGCGAACCGGCCCACGTGGTCGACCGCCTCGAACGCATCGCCCGCTGGTTCGACGGCTACTCCGACTACCGAGACGTCCCCCCGGCGCTCGAGCGCGGCGACGACGGACTGAGTACAGCGGGGGTGGAGAGGGGAGACGAGGGGGAGGACGGGACCGACGGAGAGTAG
- the serA gene encoding phosphoglycerate dehydrogenase — translation MKVLVTDPIADAGLERLREAGCEVVTAYDVEGRELREEVRDAAGLVVRSGTEVTEDVLAAAGELVIVGRAGIGVDNIDIDAATDHGVIVANAPEGNVRAAAEHTVAMAFAVARSIPQAHARLKGGEWAKGDYLGTEVNDKTLGIVGLGRVGQEVAKRLSALGMDLVAYDPYISEERADQLGAELADLEEVLDRADFLTVHTPLTPETANLIGEEELRRLGGGYVINCARGGIVDEDALAAAVEEGVIAGAALDVFAAEPLSEDSPLLGVEDVIVTPHLGASTEAAQENVATSIADQVVAALNDEPVLNALNAPSVDRRAFPRVQPYIGLAETAGRIAVQLFEGRVNAVEVEYAGTIAEEEVEIVTASALKGVFRPLELRVNAVNAPRVAEERGIDVTESKTSQSDVFQSRVSVIVTDGEDDIRVCGTLFAGDDPRIVQIDGYRVDAIPHGHMLVARNYDKPGVIGLVGTVLGENEINIAGMFNARETIGGEALTVYSLDSEVPDEVIDRLEEDERIMRAQYLALNNHAK, via the coding sequence ATGAAGGTGCTGGTCACGGACCCCATCGCCGACGCGGGGCTGGAACGACTCCGCGAGGCGGGTTGCGAGGTGGTCACGGCCTACGACGTGGAGGGACGGGAACTGCGGGAGGAAGTACGCGACGCCGCCGGACTCGTCGTCCGGTCGGGGACCGAGGTGACCGAGGACGTCCTCGCCGCCGCCGGCGAACTCGTCATCGTCGGGCGCGCCGGCATCGGCGTGGACAACATCGACATCGACGCCGCCACCGACCACGGCGTCATCGTCGCCAACGCCCCCGAGGGGAACGTGCGCGCCGCCGCGGAGCACACCGTCGCCATGGCGTTCGCCGTCGCCCGGTCGATACCGCAGGCCCACGCCCGCCTCAAGGGGGGCGAGTGGGCCAAGGGCGACTACCTCGGCACCGAAGTGAACGACAAGACGCTCGGCATCGTCGGACTCGGGCGCGTCGGCCAGGAGGTCGCGAAGCGCCTCAGCGCGCTCGGCATGGACCTCGTCGCCTACGATCCGTACATCAGCGAGGAGCGCGCCGACCAGCTCGGTGCCGAACTCGCGGACCTGGAGGAGGTGCTCGACCGCGCCGACTTCCTCACCGTCCACACGCCGCTCACGCCGGAGACCGCGAACCTCATCGGCGAGGAGGAGCTGCGCCGGCTCGGCGGCGGCTACGTCATCAACTGCGCCCGCGGCGGGATCGTCGACGAGGACGCGCTCGCCGCGGCGGTCGAGGAGGGCGTGATCGCCGGGGCCGCGCTCGACGTGTTCGCGGCCGAACCGCTCTCCGAGGACAGCCCCCTGCTCGGCGTCGAGGACGTGATCGTCACGCCCCACCTCGGCGCGAGCACTGAGGCCGCCCAGGAGAACGTCGCCACGAGCATCGCGGACCAGGTGGTCGCGGCGCTGAACGACGAGCCGGTGTTGAACGCGCTCAACGCCCCGTCGGTCGACAGGCGCGCCTTCCCCCGCGTGCAGCCCTACATCGGACTCGCGGAGACGGCCGGGCGCATCGCCGTCCAGCTGTTCGAGGGGCGGGTCAACGCCGTCGAGGTGGAGTACGCCGGCACGATCGCCGAGGAGGAAGTCGAGATCGTCACCGCGAGCGCGCTCAAGGGCGTCTTCCGCCCGCTCGAACTGCGCGTCAACGCGGTGAACGCCCCTCGCGTCGCCGAGGAGCGCGGCATCGACGTGACGGAGTCGAAGACCAGCCAGTCGGACGTGTTCCAGTCGCGCGTGAGCGTCATCGTCACCGACGGCGAGGACGACATCCGCGTCTGCGGGACGCTCTTCGCGGGCGACGACCCGCGGATCGTCCAGATCGACGGCTACCGCGTGGACGCCATCCCCCACGGCCACATGCTCGTCGCGCGCAACTACGACAAACCCGGCGTCATCGGCCTCGTCGGAACCGTCCTCGGGGAGAACGAGATCAACATCGCGGGGATGTTCAACGCCCGCGAGACCATCGGCGGCGAGGCGCTCACCGTCTACTCGCTCGACAGCGAAGTGCCCGACGAGGTCATCGACCGACTCGAGGAGGACGAGCGCATCATGCGGGCGCAGTACCTCGCGCTCAACAATCACGCGAAGTAG